One window from the genome of bacterium encodes:
- the rsgA gene encoding ribosome small subunit-dependent GTPase A: protein MAEERTLSGRVIRSFGNRFIVLTAEGTYDCALRGKFRLSDTKILNPVAVGDRVLITVEDTPYGVIEEVEPRKNKLSRPDVLKPDWEQIVVANCDQLVVVASVARPKLKYGTIDRFLLAGEKAGLECAVVLTKIDLAKPGAYERVLDVYRSAGYPIIATCALSGQGIEELRRLTQWKTSIFAGHSGVGKSSLLNALEPGLGIKTREVSEATNKGTHTTTYVELHPLTYGGFIADTPGIRAIGLWQVTPEVLPQLYPEFRPHHGQCRFSNCLHIGEPGCRIKEAVDRGEIAPERYDGYLRIRTTLDEE, encoded by the coding sequence ATGGCCGAAGAACGCACGCTCTCAGGACGCGTCATCCGCAGTTTCGGCAACCGCTTCATCGTGCTCACCGCCGAGGGCACCTATGATTGCGCCCTGCGCGGAAAGTTCCGGCTCAGCGACACGAAGATTCTCAACCCGGTCGCCGTCGGCGACCGGGTTCTGATCACCGTTGAGGACACCCCCTACGGCGTGATCGAAGAAGTCGAGCCGCGCAAGAACAAGCTCTCGCGCCCTGACGTCCTCAAGCCCGACTGGGAACAAATCGTCGTCGCCAATTGCGACCAGCTGGTGGTGGTTGCTTCGGTCGCGCGCCCGAAACTGAAGTATGGTACCATCGACCGTTTCCTGCTGGCGGGGGAGAAGGCCGGATTGGAATGCGCCGTGGTCTTGACCAAAATCGACCTGGCCAAACCGGGCGCCTATGAGCGGGTGCTGGACGTCTATCGCAGCGCGGGGTATCCGATCATCGCCACCTGCGCCCTCAGCGGGCAGGGCATCGAGGAACTGCGCCGCCTGACCCAGTGGAAGACCTCGATTTTCGCCGGCCATTCCGGCGTGGGGAAATCCTCGCTGCTCAATGCGCTCGAACCGGGGCTGGGCATCAAGACACGCGAAGTCTCCGAAGCCACCAACAAGGGCACACACACCACGACGTATGTTGAATTGCATCCGCTGACCTATGGCGGCTTCATCGCCGACACCCCCGGCATCCGCGCCATCGGCCTCTGGCAGGTCACCCCCGAGGTCCTGCCGCAGCTGTATCCCGAGTTCCGGCCCCATCACGGCCAGTGCCGCTTCAGCAACTGCCTTCACATCGGCGAACCCGGCTGCCGCATCAAGGAAGCGGTCGACAGGGGAGAGATCGCCCCCGAACGTTACGACGGCTACCTTCGCATCCGCACCACCCTCGACGAAGAGTAG